The sequence CCTTCGTTCCGCGGCGCTCTGCCTCCCGCCCTTCGGCCTGCGCGAAGCAGGCACAGCCACGACGCGAAGTCCACCCACGTGCCGGTCGCACGGGCGATGGTCGACTGCGCCATCTACGTCGACGGTAAGCGGCTACCCGGCAAGTACACCCATGCCGCGGCGCTGAACAAGGTCCACGAGTTGGGATCCGAGGGCAGGAACGCATTCGTGTGGATCGGCCTGCACGAACCCGACGAACACCAGATGCAGGCCGTCGGGGACGTGTTCGGGTTGCACGAACTGGCCGTCGAGGATGCGGTGCACGCACACCAGCGGCCGAAGCTGGAGCGCTACGACAAGACCCTGTTCATGGTTCTCAAGACGGTGAACTACATCGAGCACGAATCGGTGGCCAAGGCCAGGGAGATCGTCGAGACCGGCGAGATCATGGTGTTCGTCGGCGCCGACTTCGTGGTGACGGTCCGCCACGGCGAACACGGCGAACTCGCCGGGGTGCGACGCAACCTCGAAGCCTCACCCGCTCTGCTCAAGCTGGGGCCCTACGCGATCATGCACGCGATCTCCGACCATGTGGTGGACGGCTATCTCGACGTCACCGATCTGATCGAGACGGACATCGACACGATGGAAGAGGACATCTTCTCGCCCGTCACCCACACCAACATCGAGTGCATCTACCTGCTCAAGCGGGAAGTCGTCGAACTGCGCAGGGCCGTCAACCCGTTGACCCTGGCGCTGCAGCGACTCCACACCGACCACAACGACCTCATCTCGGTCGAGGTGCGGCGCTATATGCGCGACGTGCTCGACCACAACATCCAGGCCTCCGACCGCATCACGAGCTACGACGAAATGCTCAGCTCGCTGGTGCAGGCCGCCCTCGGCAAGGTCGCCATGCAACAGAACGTCGACATGCGCAAGATCTCGGCGTGGGTGGCGATCGCGGCTGTGCCCACGGCGCTGGCGGGCATCTACGGGATGAACTTCGAGCACATGCCCGAGCTGCAATGGACCTGGGGCTACCCGGCCGTGCTCACGGTGATGTTCTGTGTGTGCTTCCTGCTGTATCGCACCTTCCGGCACAGCCACTGGCTCTAGATCAACCGCGAATTTGCGTTCCTGCAGGCCCTCTCTCGCACTTCCTCTGCCGGAATGCAATTTCGCGAGAATCTAACTGGGCGCTGAGGCCTTGCGGTTCGGGTCGAGCACGTCGACGCCGTCGCTGCGCCACGCCTCGCGCATGGCCTCGGCCCCTTTGAGCCGCACCCACGCTGCCTCCGTCGGCGTGATCGGAATGGCCGAAAGCACGACCACCGGATCGTGGGGGGCGGGCAGCTCGACATCGCCGATGTCGCTGCGGCCCAACAGGAATGCGGTGAAGGCAGCACCATCCCACAGCGCAGACCCGAGGTCGACCAGCGCATCGGGAGCCAGCACCAACCCCTCGACGGCGGGTGCGGCCGCCAGCACCGCCACGCTGCGCGCCAGGCCCGTCGGCGTCGGGACGCGCAATGCGACGGCCACCTCCGCGCGGGGTCCGCGCACCGTTCTTCCGGCGGTGGCGAACTCGGCGGGATCGGTCATCGGCTCGCGCGAACAGCCCAGCGAGACATAGTGGATGACGCCGTCGGCATCGGGTCCGAACCGCAGCACGTCGAACGACTGCGTGCCCAGAAACGTCACGGTCGCGGTGTCGGGCTCGGAAGCGAAGTGTGCGAGCAGGCGAGCGCGAACATCCGCAAGGACTGTCACCCGGTCGGCGGCGACGTCTGCTCGTCGGGCGTGAAGGTCCGCTCCTCCTGCGGCGCGGGCGGCGACGCAGGTGGCGACGACGCGGCGTGCTCGCGCGCTCCCGGCGGCGGGATGGAGAGGTTGGCTCCGGTGTCGGCGTCGAAGATGAGCAGCTTGGTGGTGTCGAAGGCGAGTTCCACCGTGCCTCCCGCCGTCACCTTCGACTCGGTCGAAACCCGTGCCACGAACTCGTTCTCGCCAACGCCCGACTCTGCGGCGAGCTCTGCCAGCTGTGCGGCCCGCGCACCGGCACCCTCGGATCTGAAGTGCACGTACTTGTCCGCACCGAGCGATTCGACGAACTCGACCGTCACCTCTGCGGTCAACGCCCGGATCCGCGCGTACGTGTCGATCAGCGAGGCGTCCTCGATGTGTTCGGGCCGGATCCCGACGATCGCGTTGTTGGGCCTCTTGTGCTGGGCAAGCACGTCGTGCACCTCCTGGGTGAGCGTCACCTCGCCGAACGGCAGCCTCACCCCGACATCGGTCAACGTCGCCGGGAAGAAGTTCATCGCGGGCGATCCGATGAAACCGGCGACGAACAGGTTCGCCGGCCTCGAGTAGAGCTCCTCGGGTGTGCCGATCTGCTGAGCGATCCCCGCGCGCATGACGACGACGCGGTCGCCGAGCGTCATCGCCTCAGTCTGGTCGTGGGTCACGTAAACCGTTGTGGTGCCGAGCCGGTTCTGCAGCCGGGCGATCTCCGAACGCATCTGCACGCGCAACTTGGCGTCGAGGTTGGACAGCGGCTCGTCCATCAGGAACGCCTTCGGGTTGCGCACGATCGCACGTCCCATCGCCACCCGCTGGCGCTGGCCACCCGACAGCTGTGCCGGCTTGCGATCCAGAAGCGCCGTCAGGTCGAGGATTTTCGCCGTCTCTTCGACCTTGGTGGCTATATCGGCCTTTTTCACCTTCGCCAACGTCAGCGGAAAAGCGATGTTCTGGCGCACGGTCATGTGCGGGTAGAGCGCATAGGACTGAAAGACCATCGCGATATCGCGGTCCTTGGGCGCCTTGTCGTTCACCCGCTCGCCGCCGATGCGCATCTCGCCCGACGAGATCTCCTCCAGGCCAGCGATCATGTTGAGCGTGGTGGACTTTCCGCAGCCGGACGGGCCGACGAGGATGATGAACTCGCCGTCGGCGATCGTGACCGAGAGATCCTTCACGGCCGTGGCGCCGTCGGGGTAACTCTTGGTCACCCGATCCAACACAATCTCGGCCATCGAACTACCCCTTCACCGCACCGGACGTCAATCCAGCGACGATCCGTCGTTGGAAGATGAGAACAAAGATGATGATCGGAACCGTGATCACCATTGCGCCCGCGGCAATGGATCCCGTCGGCTCCTCGAATTGCGAACTGCCCGTGAAGTTCGCGATCGCCACCGGCGCGGTGATCGCGCGTTCGGTGGCCGTCAACGACAGCGCGAGCAGTAGGTCGTTCCACGCGAAGATGAACACCAGGATCGCCGCGGTGACGATGCCGGGCGCCGCCAGCGGCGCGATCACCTTACGGAACGCCTGCGACGGTGTGGCGCCGTCCATCTTGGCAGCCTTCTCCAGATCCCAGGGGATCTCCCGGAAGAACGCCGACAGCGTGTAGATCGCCAACGGCAGCGCGAACGTGATGTACGGGATGATCAGGCCGGGCCACGTGTCGAAAAGCCCGATGCTGCGCCACATGTTGAAAATCGGTGTCACCAAGGAGATCTGCGGGAACATCGCGATCAGCAGTGCGACGCCGACCAGCAGACGCTTACCCGGAAAGGACAGCCGCGCCACCGCGTAGGCCGCCATACCGCCGACGACGACGGCGATCACCGTGGTGATAAGCCCGATACCGATCGAGTTGATCAGCGCCGAGCTGAACGCATTCCCGGAGAAGATGCCCTTGTAGTTGTCGAAGGTGATCTCGCTGGGAATCAGCTTGCCGTCCTTCACCGTTGAGGTCGGCTTCAAAGACAGCGAAAGGATCCACAGCACCGGGAACAGCGCGTAGATCACCACGAGGATGTTGACAACGGTCCATCCCGTTGCCCGGCCCGCGCCGACACGCTCAGCCACGTCAGCGCCTCTCCTCGTCGGACCCGGGCGCCGACGCGCCGAAGAGCGTGATGTAGATGAACGCGATGATCGCCACCGACAGGAAGATCAGCACGCTGATCGCCGACCCGAGGCCGAGGTTGAAGGCCTTGAACAGGTTGTCGTAGCCCAGGATCGACACCGACCCGGTGTTGTTGGCCCCGCCGGTGAGCACGTAGATGTTGTCGAAGATGCGGAACGCGTCAAGCGTACGGAACAACAGCGCCACCAGAATCGCCGGCTTGATAAGCGGCAGAGTGACTTTGAACAGCCTCTTCCACGCGCCTGCGCCGTCGACCTGCGCGGCGTTGAGCAGGTCCTGCGGCACCAAAGCAAGGCCGGCGAGCAACAGCAGTGCCATGAACGGCGTTGTCTTCCACACCTCGGCGAGCACGACGATGGCCAGCGACGGGAGCTGCTCGGTCAGCGGCGCGCTGCCCTCCGGCAACAGGTTGGCCAGATAACCGGTGCCCGGTGTCCATGCGTAGTACCAGCTGTAGGACGCGGCGACGGTGACGATGCCGTACGGGATGAGGATCGCGGTGCGCACGACACCCTTGCCGAAGATGGTCCGGTGCATCACCATGGCCAGCGCCATGCCGAGCACGAACTCGATGGCGACCGAGACGACGGTGATGACAAGGGTGATGACGAACGCCGTCCACCAGTACCGGTCGGTGAGAACGGTCTGGTAGTTCGACAACCCGACGAACGCGGTGTCGTCCGGCGCTGCCAGGTTGTAGCGCTGCAGGCTCAGCCACACCGCGTAGCCGATGGGGTAGGCGGTGACGGCCAGCATCAGGATGACCGCGGGCGCGATCAACAAGTACGCCAGCCTGCGGTCGGACTTCTTGTCGTCGCCTGCGCCCCCCGCAGACGGTGCCGGGGTCTTGGATGCGTCGTGGTCTTCCAAGGTGGCCGTCATGGAATCAGCCCCTTACCGTCGATGGCCTTCTGAACCGCTTCGGTCAGCTCGTCGGCGGTCCGCTCGGGGTCTATTTCGGTGATCGGCGCGAGCGTCGCGGAGATCCTGGTCGAGACCGCCTGGTAGACGGGCGTGGCCGGGCGAACCGCGGCGCTGGTGAGCTGTTCGCGGATGATCGCGTACTGCGGATATTTCTTTTGGAACGCCGGGTCGTCATACAGCGAGGTGCGCACCGCGGGCAGGCCACCCTCGACCGACGTATAGCGCTGATTTTCGACACTGCGCAGGCACCGGATCGCTTCGAACGCCTCGGCACGGTGCTGGGTGGTGCGGGCAACCGCGAGGTTCAGGCCGCCCAGCGTCACCTTCGCCTGCTCGCCCGGCTGCACACCCGGATAGGGCGCGAACCCGAACACCTTCTTGCTCGCGTCGTACGCCGCGTCGAATTGGGCGTCGTCGGGTGAGAAGGTGCCTTCGTCGTTGATGCTGCCCGCCAGCGCGGGGTCCTTGTCGAGGGGAAGGAAACTCACCCCGCCCTTGACGGCGTTCTCCAACATCGAGGGCAGCACGAACGGCCAGTTCACCTCGAGCGCGGCCTTGCCCTGTTCGAGAGCGAGTCGTGCGGTGCCTTCGTCGGTCTGGGTGATGGACGGGTCGGCGCCTGGCGCGGTGGCCACCGCCTTCATGATCTGCAGCGCCTTGACCGTCGCCGCTCGATGCTCGGGGGTGTCGACCAGCGTGACGGATTTCCCGTCATCGGAAAGCACTTGACCGCCAGCGCTTTCCAGCAAGGTGTTGAACCACACCACCAGACCTTCGTACTGCTTTGCCTGTAGCGCAATCCAACTTGGCTTGCCTGCGGCGTGCAGTCTGGTCGCCTCGGCCACCATGCCGTCCCAGGTGTTCGGTGGCTTGTTCATCAGATCCGCGCGGTACCAGAGCAATTGGGTGTTGGTCGTGACCGGCGCGGCATAGAGCTTGTCCTGCCACTTGGCTGTTTCCAAGGGCCCCGGCAGCGTGTTGGTGGTGGCGTCGGCCTCGGCCTGCCCGGACGGATCGTCGGACAGCGGCAACGCCCAACCGGCCTCGGCGAATTCGGCGGTCCACACGACGTCGAGCGCCATCAGGTCAAGCGTCTTGTCGTTGCCTGTGAGCCGCCGTGCCAACTGCAGGCGCTGCGCGTCGGCCTCTTTGGGCAGGCTGATCTG is a genomic window of Mycobacterium sp. ITM-2016-00318 containing:
- a CDS encoding ABC transporter ATP-binding protein codes for the protein MAEIVLDRVTKSYPDGATAVKDLSVTIADGEFIILVGPSGCGKSTTLNMIAGLEEISSGEMRIGGERVNDKAPKDRDIAMVFQSYALYPHMTVRQNIAFPLTLAKVKKADIATKVEETAKILDLTALLDRKPAQLSGGQRQRVAMGRAIVRNPKAFLMDEPLSNLDAKLRVQMRSEIARLQNRLGTTTVYVTHDQTEAMTLGDRVVVMRAGIAQQIGTPEELYSRPANLFVAGFIGSPAMNFFPATLTDVGVRLPFGEVTLTQEVHDVLAQHKRPNNAIVGIRPEHIEDASLIDTYARIRALTAEVTVEFVESLGADKYVHFRSEGAGARAAQLAELAAESGVGENEFVARVSTESKVTAGGTVELAFDTTKLLIFDADTGANLSIPPPGAREHAASSPPASPPAPQEERTFTPDEQTSPPTG
- a CDS encoding carbohydrate ABC transporter permease — translated: MTATLEDHDASKTPAPSAGGAGDDKKSDRRLAYLLIAPAVILMLAVTAYPIGYAVWLSLQRYNLAAPDDTAFVGLSNYQTVLTDRYWWTAFVITLVITVVSVAIEFVLGMALAMVMHRTIFGKGVVRTAILIPYGIVTVAASYSWYYAWTPGTGYLANLLPEGSAPLTEQLPSLAIVVLAEVWKTTPFMALLLLAGLALVPQDLLNAAQVDGAGAWKRLFKVTLPLIKPAILVALLFRTLDAFRIFDNIYVLTGGANNTGSVSILGYDNLFKAFNLGLGSAISVLIFLSVAIIAFIYITLFGASAPGSDEERR
- a CDS encoding ABC transporter substrate-binding protein, with the protein product MRARRLCAAALAAATTASVVTACGSGGGGLVINYYTPASEMATFTAVAKRCNDELAGRFTIQQISLPKEADAQRLQLARRLTGNDKTLDLMALDVVWTAEFAEAGWALPLSDDPSGQAEADATTNTLPGPLETAKWQDKLYAAPVTTNTQLLWYRADLMNKPPNTWDGMVAEATRLHAAGKPSWIALQAKQYEGLVVWFNTLLESAGGQVLSDDGKSVTLVDTPEHRAATVKALQIMKAVATAPGADPSITQTDEGTARLALEQGKAALEVNWPFVLPSMLENAVKGGVSFLPLDKDPALAGSINDEGTFSPDDAQFDAAYDASKKVFGFAPYPGVQPGEQAKVTLGGLNLAVARTTQHRAEAFEAIRCLRSVENQRYTSVEGGLPAVRTSLYDDPAFQKKYPQYAIIREQLTSAAVRPATPVYQAVSTRISATLAPITEIDPERTADELTEAVQKAIDGKGLIP
- the corA gene encoding magnesium/cobalt transporter CorA, whose product is MPSFRGALPPALRPARSRHSHDAKSTHVPVARAMVDCAIYVDGKRLPGKYTHAAALNKVHELGSEGRNAFVWIGLHEPDEHQMQAVGDVFGLHELAVEDAVHAHQRPKLERYDKTLFMVLKTVNYIEHESVAKAREIVETGEIMVFVGADFVVTVRHGEHGELAGVRRNLEASPALLKLGPYAIMHAISDHVVDGYLDVTDLIETDIDTMEEDIFSPVTHTNIECIYLLKREVVELRRAVNPLTLALQRLHTDHNDLISVEVRRYMRDVLDHNIQASDRITSYDEMLSSLVQAALGKVAMQQNVDMRKISAWVAIAAVPTALAGIYGMNFEHMPELQWTWGYPAVLTVMFCVCFLLYRTFRHSHWL
- a CDS encoding suppressor of fused domain protein; this translates as MTVLADVRARLLAHFASEPDTATVTFLGTQSFDVLRFGPDADGVIHYVSLGCSREPMTDPAEFATAGRTVRGPRAEVAVALRVPTPTGLARSVAVLAAAPAVEGLVLAPDALVDLGSALWDGAAFTAFLLGRSDIGDVELPAPHDPVVVLSAIPITPTEAAWVRLKGAEAMREAWRSDGVDVLDPNRKASAPS
- a CDS encoding carbohydrate ABC transporter permease, whose product is MAERVGAGRATGWTVVNILVVIYALFPVLWILSLSLKPTSTVKDGKLIPSEITFDNYKGIFSGNAFSSALINSIGIGLITTVIAVVVGGMAAYAVARLSFPGKRLLVGVALLIAMFPQISLVTPIFNMWRSIGLFDTWPGLIIPYITFALPLAIYTLSAFFREIPWDLEKAAKMDGATPSQAFRKVIAPLAAPGIVTAAILVFIFAWNDLLLALSLTATERAITAPVAIANFTGSSQFEEPTGSIAAGAMVITVPIIIFVLIFQRRIVAGLTSGAVKG